The following proteins are encoded in a genomic region of Tenacibaculum sp. 190524A05c:
- a CDS encoding LysE family translocator — protein MLEILISFALSTGALAISPGPDNIFVLTQSIVNGRKFGIATVLGLMTGCIIHTTLIAFGVSEIIRTNENIFFIIKLFGAAYLLYLSYKVYKSDAKIAFSTENVEKKSTFELFKTGFWMNILNPKVTIFFLAFFPQFLFSKTISTVIQFYVLGGIFILVSFIVFSLIAILAGSISEFIKRNQNVGVFLKWLQIIVFVGIAIFILIPD, from the coding sequence ATGTTAGAAATATTAATCTCTTTCGCGTTATCTACTGGTGCTTTAGCTATATCTCCTGGTCCTGACAATATTTTTGTATTAACTCAAAGTATTGTAAATGGAAGGAAGTTTGGAATTGCAACAGTTTTAGGACTTATGACAGGTTGTATAATTCATACTACTTTAATAGCGTTTGGTGTTTCAGAAATTATACGAACTAATGAGAATATTTTCTTTATTATAAAGTTATTCGGAGCAGCTTATTTGCTGTATTTGTCTTATAAAGTCTATAAAAGTGATGCAAAAATTGCTTTTTCTACAGAGAATGTAGAGAAGAAATCGACATTCGAATTGTTTAAAACTGGATTTTGGATGAATATTTTGAATCCAAAAGTTACTATATTTTTCTTAGCGTTCTTTCCACAGTTTTTATTTTCAAAAACAATCTCTACTGTTATACAATTCTATGTGTTAGGTGGGATTTTTATTTTGGTTTCATTTATTGTATTTTCTTTAATAGCCATTTTAGCAGGCTCTATTTCTGAGTTCATTAAGAGAAACCAAAATGTGGGTGTATTCCTAAAGTGGTTACAAATTATAGTGTTTGTGGGAATTGCAATTTTTATTTTAATTCCAGATTAA
- a CDS encoding YfiT family bacillithiol transferase, which translates to MEHLKYPIGKPEIPSEILTEHIENWIQVIEDFPDRLQKLVSNLNQDQLDTPYRDEGWTIRQVVHHCADSHHNSYTRFKWTLTEDKPVIKAYYEERWAELPDSKNGPIELSLNSLKTLHAKWVYFLKLLKPEELEQYFIHPDGNEKVTLKENIGIYAWHCNHHFAHIENLVKRMEW; encoded by the coding sequence ATGGAACATCTAAAATATCCAATTGGAAAGCCAGAAATACCCTCAGAAATACTTACAGAACATATTGAAAATTGGATTCAAGTAATTGAAGATTTTCCTGATAGACTTCAAAAATTAGTTTCCAATCTTAATCAAGATCAATTGGATACTCCTTATCGTGATGAAGGTTGGACTATTCGTCAAGTAGTACATCATTGTGCTGATAGTCATCATAATTCCTACACGCGTTTTAAGTGGACTTTAACCGAAGACAAACCTGTTATTAAGGCGTATTATGAAGAAAGGTGGGCAGAACTTCCAGATTCTAAAAATGGACCAATAGAGCTTTCATTAAACTCGCTAAAAACTTTACATGCCAAATGGGTTTACTTTCTAAAACTATTAAAACCAGAAGAATTAGAGCAATATTTTATTCATCCTGATGGAAATGAAAAAGTAACCTTAAAAGAAAATATCGGTATTTATGCTTGGCATTGTAACCATCATTTCGCTCATATAGAAAATTTAGTAAAACGAATGGAATGGTGA
- a CDS encoding tetratricopeptide repeat protein, translating into MKAKLFFSLLCAILLINCTSKKNDQDFINNASGRYFFNADEVIEVLFKDQELYLKWRNSDLKPLKVNDSVFYAKELNEKLIFNTKESKIVLAEKREHEGEKFTFLKLKDGEKTPSEYLEENNYELALKGYKQIKERDSLNPVIRERNLNRTGYSYLRNDDMEKAIYIFKINTELYPRSSNTFDSLGDAYKKQKDTAKAIESYKKALSINPENRSSKRNLERLTNK; encoded by the coding sequence ATGAAAGCTAAACTTTTTTTCTCACTTCTATGCGCAATTTTATTGATAAATTGTACCTCTAAAAAAAATGACCAAGACTTTATCAATAATGCTTCTGGTAGATACTTCTTTAATGCTGATGAAGTAATTGAAGTATTGTTTAAAGATCAAGAATTATACTTAAAATGGCGAAACTCTGATTTAAAGCCATTAAAAGTTAATGATAGTGTATTCTATGCCAAGGAATTAAATGAAAAACTCATTTTCAACACTAAGGAAAGTAAGATTGTTTTAGCTGAGAAAAGAGAACATGAAGGTGAAAAATTTACTTTTTTAAAGTTAAAAGACGGAGAAAAAACTCCTAGTGAATACCTTGAAGAAAACAATTATGAACTCGCATTAAAAGGATACAAACAAATTAAAGAAAGAGATAGTTTAAATCCTGTAATTAGAGAAAGAAATCTAAATCGAACAGGTTATAGTTATTTAAGAAATGACGATATGGAAAAAGCTATTTATATTTTTAAAATTAATACCGAATTATATCCTAGAAGTTCTAATACATTTGATAGTCTCGGAGATGCCTATAAGAAGCAAAAAGATACTGCAAAGGCTATAGAAAGTTATAAAAAAGCACTTAGTATAAATCCTGAAAATAGAAGTTCTAAAAGAAACCTAGAACGACTAACAAATAAGTAA